A stretch of the Janthinobacterium sp. B9-8 genome encodes the following:
- a CDS encoding DUF3304 domain-containing protein has product MCKNHLAAIWKGGNCGKLVAAGYRLPEKWQPGMKVKVRWNRPIKGKDNWIEKYTTILHLTMKQAFYTFISLKMTKSV; this is encoded by the coding sequence ATGTGCAAGAACCATTTAGCAGCAATATGGAAGGGGGGGAACTGCGGGAAATTGGTGGCAGCTGGCTATAGATTGCCAGAAAAATGGCAACCCGGTATGAAGGTAAAAGTGCGCTGGAATCGCCCAATAAAAGGTAAAGATAATTGGATAGAAAAATATACGACAATACTACACCTTACAATGAAGCAGGCCTTTTATACGTTCATTTCTTTGAAAATGACCAAGTCCGTGTAG
- a CDS encoding DUF3304 domain-containing protein, with protein MLRRKNLLPRALLMIFTLFTISACSSYERFPGQNQIAEYKVRAADELEKEIPMLGVSMMCIEHPNTSYIYSYYIKEPFSSRMAGGGSCGGLVAGGYDLPRKWQPGMKVKVRWNRPIKGKDNWIEKYTTIMPYEKAGTLYVHFFENDQVRVVSSPYDRPSSPDHPIPRNAITPPPEVE; from the coding sequence ATGTTACGTAGAAAAAATTTATTACCCCGTGCTTTGTTGATGATCTTTACCCTATTTACAATTAGCGCTTGCAGTAGTTATGAGCGCTTTCCTGGGCAAAACCAAATTGCCGAGTATAAAGTAAGGGCTGCGGATGAGTTGGAGAAGGAAATACCGATGCTGGGTGTATCGATGATGTGTATTGAACACCCAAATACTAGTTACATTTATTCTTACTATATCAAGGAGCCGTTCAGCTCTCGCATGGCAGGCGGAGGGAGTTGTGGCGGGTTGGTAGCGGGGGGGTATGATTTACCAAGAAAGTGGCAGCCAGGTATGAAGGTAAAAGTACGTTGGAATCGCCCAATAAAAGGTAAGGATAATTGGATAGAAAAATATACGACTATTATGCCTTATGAAAAAGCTGGGACTTTATATGTGCATTTCTTTGAGAATGACCAAGTACGTGTTGTATCTTCGCCATATGATAGGCCGTCGAGCCCGGATCATCCTATTCCAAGAAATGCCATCACACCACCACCGGAGGTGGAATAA
- a CDS encoding T6SS phospholipase effector Tle1-like catalytic domain-containing protein yields the protein MERDEADLSHSNIVRLYKVHKASDRVSALFKSGCYAIYIPGVGTRFKANDELRETADGKAMAKGGQARILYALLHTYNAVYDAIVGGKDWLNEDDIAEKIKAYKRDVEQQNNYDPQMRQPRPNRKSWFADLREELNKKLEEARQAKPKPMIPAIKVAVFGFSRGAIEARAFCYWLDAALDHGRICGIPVEINFLGLFDSVASVGLANSASETTILWFANGHFDWAAETLKPLPGLVKKTVHYIAAHEQRMNFPITRVLGGNVSEYIYPGVHSDIGGGYGMKDQGRAGSIGKMLSQVPLLHMYKAAVMAGVPLALYQEMDDRLKVDFELDAELAKRWNLYMAADAWSGSYEELINANMRLYYRYRRFYLNGFESSKAFQGASAQDQEDLRSYNALLLGDLKLLKEREKGGRPRPPERDRFPINDNIDFQANAKLANKRALSRSDHRSKPDAIENIALKVFDAPADATLPPELQLLDEHVHDSLAGFYLAGYVTKEEKADRLLEMQKKPPSTNDPYDRKVYENAQADAEVSALLKTKGAFRKDRERVFSPGEQDKLKTDKVFPVLTDADAPELRNRLITSQTWTRREGGGYLKERYVFPD from the coding sequence ATGGAACGTGATGAAGCTGATTTGTCACATAGTAATATTGTTCGTTTGTATAAAGTACATAAAGCAAGCGATAGAGTAAGTGCATTATTTAAATCTGGATGTTATGCCATCTATATTCCTGGCGTAGGGACACGTTTTAAGGCAAATGATGAGCTAAGAGAAACCGCTGATGGTAAGGCAATGGCCAAAGGTGGGCAAGCGCGTATTTTATATGCACTCCTCCATACCTATAATGCTGTATACGATGCAATTGTCGGTGGCAAAGATTGGCTTAATGAAGATGATATCGCCGAAAAAATAAAAGCCTATAAACGCGATGTAGAACAACAGAATAATTACGATCCGCAAATGCGCCAACCTAGGCCGAATCGCAAGAGCTGGTTTGCCGATTTACGAGAGGAATTAAATAAAAAGCTGGAAGAAGCGCGGCAAGCTAAGCCTAAGCCGATGATTCCGGCCATTAAGGTGGCGGTATTTGGTTTCTCTCGCGGGGCGATTGAGGCGCGGGCTTTTTGTTATTGGCTGGATGCCGCTTTGGATCATGGCCGCATTTGCGGTATTCCGGTGGAAATCAATTTTTTGGGTTTGTTTGATTCGGTGGCGTCGGTTGGCTTGGCTAATTCTGCCTCTGAAACCACAATACTTTGGTTTGCCAATGGCCACTTTGATTGGGCAGCAGAAACGCTGAAACCATTGCCGGGCTTAGTTAAAAAAACCGTGCACTATATTGCTGCGCACGAGCAACGGATGAATTTCCCGATTACCCGTGTATTGGGCGGCAATGTTAGCGAGTATATCTACCCCGGCGTGCATTCGGATATTGGCGGGGGCTACGGCATGAAGGATCAGGGGCGCGCGGGCAGTATAGGCAAGATGCTCTCTCAAGTGCCTTTATTGCATATGTATAAGGCGGCGGTAATGGCGGGTGTGCCGCTGGCGCTGTATCAGGAAATGGACGACAGGCTAAAAGTTGATTTTGAACTCGATGCCGAATTAGCAAAGCGCTGGAATTTATATATGGCAGCCGATGCATGGTCGGGCAGTTATGAAGAATTAATCAATGCCAATATGCGTTTGTATTATCGCTACCGTCGGTTTTATTTAAATGGCTTTGAAAGCTCGAAAGCATTTCAGGGCGCAAGCGCACAGGATCAAGAAGATTTACGCAGCTATAACGCACTCTTGCTGGGCGATTTAAAGTTATTAAAAGAGCGTGAAAAAGGCGGCAGGCCAAGGCCGCCTGAGCGTGATCGTTTTCCAATCAATGACAATATTGATTTTCAGGCAAATGCCAAATTGGCAAATAAGCGGGCCTTGTCCAGATCAGATCATCGCAGCAAACCTGATGCGATAGAAAATATAGCATTAAAAGTATTTGATGCCCCAGCTGATGCCACATTGCCACCCGAATTGCAATTATTGGATGAGCATGTGCATGATTCTTTGGCAGGTTTTTATTTGGCGGGTTATGTAACTAAAGAAGAGAAGGCCGATCGTTTATTAGAAATGCAAAAAAAACCACCTTCAACTAATGATCCTTATGATAGAAAAGTATACGAAAATGCTCAGGCTGATGCAGAAGTCAGCGCTTTGTTGAAAACAAAAGGAGCGTTTAGAAAAGATCGTGAACGGGTTTTTTCGCCTGGAGAGCAGGATAAATTAAAAACCGACAAGGTCTTTCCGGTGCTCACCGATGCGGATGCGCCTGAATTAAGGAATCGACTGATTACTTCTCAAACCTGGACGCGGCGTGAAGGAGGTGGGTATTTGAAGGAAAGATACGTTTTTCCTGATTAA
- a CDS encoding DUF4442 domain-containing protein has translation MSPFFRKIVLYIVARPCLVAKLMKFGLNWFPAIRRTGCKVTAVSPDVRYIRVELPLNWKTRNINGTIFGGSMFAATDPFYMSILYFNLGDDYVVWDKGGTIRFKRPGRGTLVAEFKVDESELTEIRDLLALTPEIDRVYPVQLIDQKGYVCAEVERVLYIAHKSAYDNKMTERRAKRDLAETPSSPEQTNNHQ, from the coding sequence ATGTCGCCTTTCTTCAGAAAAATCGTCCTCTATATCGTCGCCCGCCCGTGCCTTGTTGCAAAGCTGATGAAATTTGGCTTGAATTGGTTCCCTGCCATTCGCCGCACCGGCTGCAAAGTGACCGCCGTATCCCCCGATGTGCGCTATATCCGCGTGGAGCTGCCGCTTAATTGGAAGACGCGCAATATCAATGGCACGATTTTTGGTGGCAGCATGTTTGCTGCCACCGACCCGTTTTATATGAGCATCTTGTATTTTAATTTGGGGGACGATTATGTAGTGTGGGATAAAGGCGGCACCATCCGCTTTAAGCGCCCAGGCCGTGGCACGCTAGTGGCCGAATTTAAAGTAGACGAATCCGAGCTCACCGAAATCCGCGACCTGCTCGCCCTCACCCCAGAAATAGACCGCGTTTACCCCGTGCAACTCATTGATCAAAAAGGCTATGTCTGCGCCGAAGTAGAGCGCGTCTTATACATCGCCCATAAAAGCGCTTACGACAACAAGATGACGGAAAGAAGGGCGAAACGGGATTTGGCAGAGACGCCCTCCTCCCCTGAACAAACAAACAATCACCAGTGA
- the cadR gene encoding Cd(II)/Pb(II)-responsive transcriptional regulator, with protein sequence MKIGELAQAAQCTVETIRYYEKESLLPEPARTSGNYRDYSELHLERLSFIRNCRALDMTHQEIRALLQLMDQPEDNCHSVNTLLDAHIEHVSIRIQELLKLEIQLKTLRQQCQSEQAVQDCGIVQGLNNMEVSNTPERHTHLG encoded by the coding sequence ATGAAAATTGGTGAACTCGCCCAAGCGGCACAATGTACGGTGGAAACCATCAGATATTATGAAAAGGAATCGCTACTGCCCGAGCCCGCCCGCACCAGTGGCAATTACCGTGATTACAGTGAGCTGCATCTGGAGCGCTTAAGTTTTATCCGTAACTGCCGTGCGCTCGATATGACACATCAGGAAATCCGTGCGCTGTTGCAACTCATGGATCAACCCGAAGACAACTGCCACTCGGTAAACACCCTGCTCGACGCGCATATCGAGCATGTCAGCATCCGAATTCAAGAGCTACTAAAGCTAGAAATACAGCTTAAAACGCTCAGACAGCAGTGCCAGAGCGAGCAAGCAGTACAAGACTGCGGGATTGTGCAAGGCTTAAACAATATGGAAGTCAGCAATACCCCGGAGCGGCATACTCATTTAGGCTAG
- the tssE gene encoding type VI secretion system baseplate subunit TssE — protein sequence MSTPRRQTLTLPSVLDRLLDNEPDISHASSAMLFELPQFRRALARDLEALLNTRIMDMPELFEPYPLANDSMLQFGIPDLSGISLLNPDDREMLRDRLRRAIERHEPRLTRVKISLDAPRELERHLRFRVDAVLKVHPHRPPVSFDATLQLSSNVYRIQDR from the coding sequence ATGAGCACGCCCCGCCGCCAGACCCTTACCCTACCCTCTGTACTTGACCGGCTACTGGATAACGAGCCAGATATCAGCCACGCATCGTCTGCGATGCTATTCGAGCTGCCACAATTTCGCCGCGCTCTGGCGCGTGATTTAGAAGCATTGCTCAATACGCGCATTATGGATATGCCGGAATTATTTGAGCCCTATCCGCTCGCCAACGATTCGATGCTGCAATTTGGTATTCCCGATTTATCCGGCATTAGCTTACTCAACCCGGACGATAGAGAAATGCTGCGCGATCGTCTGCGCCGCGCCATCGAGCGGCATGAGCCACGCTTAACGCGCGTAAAAATCAGTCTGGATGCGCCACGTGAATTAGAGCGACACTTACGCTTTAGGGTAGATGCCGTGCTCAAAGTACACCCACACCGCCCCCCCGTTAGCTTTGATGCTACTTTGCAATTGTCATCCAATGTTTACCGTATTCAGGATCGATAA
- the icmH gene encoding type IVB secretion system protein IcmH/DotU has protein sequence MSQTATTEAHPLAVAKPSAPSLRELLEDGVYLLFLLRDGNAPSSAAEFNRRVDHFLAQFEKNARNFGKEVPGINEAKYAFCALMDEIILSSEFSLREEWERMPLQLRIFGEHLAGEGFFDRLEVLRRDPNNNFEAMEVFHTCLLLGFQGKYLLEGQEKLGYLTARVGQEIQQVRGGKADFAPNWKLPQRFQAFVRHELPLWLYFALLALVGAGIFIAYRLLLAQELGKVIG, from the coding sequence ATGAGTCAAACTGCTACTACAGAAGCGCATCCGCTGGCCGTTGCCAAGCCATCCGCCCCCAGCCTGCGTGAGTTACTAGAAGACGGTGTTTATCTGCTGTTTTTACTCAGAGACGGCAACGCCCCGAGCAGCGCCGCTGAATTCAACCGCCGCGTCGATCATTTCCTCGCCCAGTTTGAAAAAAATGCCCGCAACTTTGGCAAAGAAGTACCCGGCATCAACGAAGCAAAATATGCTTTTTGTGCTTTGATGGATGAAATTATTCTTTCATCAGAATTTAGCCTGCGCGAAGAATGGGAACGCATGCCATTGCAACTACGCATTTTTGGCGAGCATTTGGCGGGTGAAGGTTTCTTTGATCGCTTGGAAGTATTACGCCGCGATCCCAATAATAATTTCGAGGCCATGGAAGTGTTCCACACCTGCCTTTTATTGGGTTTCCAAGGTAAATACCTGCTCGAAGGCCAGGAAAAACTCGGCTACTTAACCGCCCGTGTAGGCCAAGAAATTCAGCAAGTCAGGGGCGGCAAAGCTGATTTCGCCCCTAACTGGAAGCTGCCACAGCGCTTTCAAGCCTTTGTACGCCATGAATTGCCGCTTTGGCTGTATTTCGCACTATTGGCTCTAGTAGGTGCAGGGATTTTTATTGCCTATCGCTTGTTGCTAGCCCAAGAGCTCGGCAAAGTGATTGGCTAA
- the tssK gene encoding type VI secretion system baseplate subunit TssK, with product MLKAKRVLWGEGMFLRPQHFQQQSLLQDYQQAEIRNLLSRHSWGLQKFQIDEVALRGGQVRLDSLSLLFRDGSLFQAPQSEPLPLSRNLNDLPQVGVSTTLYACLAELQPYGGNTQTNENTASRSTRYRSAHQGVADLFTQALEADLTTLELDVRLMVEEENRDGYEAVPLGRLVKDATGQWSLGAGFYPPATTVSAIPELSQNLRRLLDILLVKSQALAGAHRERAKNVMEYGTTDIASFWLLHTVNRNFARINHLVKCEPLHPEELYRALAEFCGELQTFSSVYTLADIPIYRHDALHESLLVLDVQIRELLDTVISARYAVIPLTSPKPSFHIGRLESDRFLENVDFYLSIQSEQSAVNIIETVPLKFKIGAPDDVDKILNSAMRGVSISYAAQTPSAIPIRVGNQYFAFEPRGDIYQRMLQSRSICIYVPQSLSDLKIELIAVFR from the coding sequence ATGTTGAAAGCAAAACGTGTTTTATGGGGCGAAGGAATGTTCCTTCGCCCGCAGCATTTCCAGCAGCAATCTTTACTACAAGATTACCAACAAGCCGAAATCCGTAATTTGCTCAGCCGCCATAGCTGGGGTTTGCAGAAGTTTCAGATTGATGAAGTCGCCCTGCGTGGCGGGCAAGTTCGTTTAGATTCGCTCTCGCTGCTATTCAGAGACGGCAGCTTATTCCAGGCTCCGCAATCCGAGCCACTGCCACTATCACGCAACCTGAATGACTTGCCGCAAGTCGGAGTAAGCACCACGCTTTATGCTTGCCTTGCCGAGCTGCAACCCTATGGTGGCAACACACAAACCAACGAAAACACCGCCTCGCGCTCTACCCGCTACCGTAGCGCTCACCAAGGTGTGGCCGATTTATTTACGCAGGCCTTAGAAGCAGATCTCACCACGCTGGAGCTGGATGTCCGCCTGATGGTGGAAGAAGAAAACCGCGATGGTTATGAAGCTGTGCCACTCGGGCGTTTAGTAAAAGACGCCACCGGCCAGTGGTCCTTAGGCGCAGGCTTTTACCCGCCTGCCACCACCGTCAGCGCCATTCCCGAGCTCAGCCAGAATCTGCGCCGCCTATTAGATATTTTGCTGGTGAAAAGCCAGGCCCTGGCCGGTGCTCACCGCGAGCGCGCCAAGAATGTGATGGAATATGGCACCACCGATATCGCTTCTTTCTGGCTGCTACATACGGTGAACCGCAACTTTGCCCGTATCAATCACTTAGTAAAATGTGAGCCACTTCACCCTGAAGAGCTTTATCGTGCCTTGGCCGAATTTTGTGGCGAATTACAAACATTCTCATCGGTTTATACGCTGGCCGATATTCCGATCTATCGTCACGACGCCTTGCACGAAAGCCTGCTGGTGCTGGATGTACAGATTCGTGAGCTGCTCGATACCGTGATTTCAGCGCGTTATGCTGTGATCCCGCTCACATCACCGAAGCCTTCCTTCCATATCGGCCGACTCGAGAGCGATCGTTTCCTTGAGAATGTCGATTTCTATCTATCGATCCAGAGCGAACAATCAGCAGTCAACATCATCGAAACCGTGCCGCTTAAATTCAAAATTGGCGCGCCAGATGATGTGGATAAGATTTTGAACTCGGCCATGCGCGGTGTAAGCATTTCTTACGCAGCTCAAACGCCTTCTGCCATTCCTATTCGCGTGGGTAATCAATATTTCGCTTTTGAGCCTAGGGGCGATATTTATCAACGCATGTTGCAATCACGCAGCATTTGTATTTATGTTCCGCAATCGTTGTCGGATTTAAAAATTGAGCTAATTGCTGTCTTTCGCTGA
- the tssJ gene encoding type VI secretion system lipoprotein TssJ, translated as MMPINSIKKHAKIILMMSCLLLFTACASSGPKPFKIQGEAEPSLNRDSSGRPLSLVLRLYQLKGLEEFNRLTFDSLASGKTDAELLGSSLISQNEFVLLPGKTVTLDDKILEEAKYIGVVGFFRKPDSQFWRVLVNAEDVRDEKEFSFKAQDCYLQVIRPKAQLIPGQSASFKADCGFSHKKPAPKTK; from the coding sequence ATGATGCCAATTAATTCAATCAAAAAACACGCCAAAATCATATTGATGATGTCTTGCCTGCTTCTCTTTACTGCTTGCGCCAGCAGTGGACCTAAGCCATTCAAGATTCAGGGCGAAGCAGAGCCATCACTCAACCGTGATTCCAGCGGCCGACCTTTATCTTTGGTACTTAGGCTGTATCAGCTTAAAGGACTTGAAGAATTCAACCGGCTCACTTTTGATTCTTTGGCCAGCGGCAAAACAGATGCTGAGTTACTTGGCAGCTCGCTTATTTCGCAAAATGAATTTGTTTTGCTGCCAGGCAAAACCGTTACTCTGGACGACAAAATTTTAGAAGAAGCCAAATACATCGGCGTGGTTGGGTTTTTCCGCAAGCCTGATTCCCAGTTCTGGCGCGTACTAGTGAATGCAGAAGATGTGCGTGACGAGAAAGAATTTAGCTTTAAGGCTCAAGATTGCTACTTGCAAGTGATCCGCCCTAAGGCTCAGCTGATCCCAGGTCAATCTGCTTCATTTAAAGCAGACTGCGGCTTTAGCCACAAAAAACCAGCGCCAAAAACCAAGTAA
- a CDS encoding M15 family metallopeptidase, whose product MKLSLLPLASLVLVLLVVGITLRFNSRHAIAPFLPQEYSQVAHIQGTFTEAKLEPPPALPPEVFINAAAAAARPGIATADRDWSKLDPHFVQTVLQIMKKMAERGYPMALLEGYRSPERQDGLATQATVVTKAKGGQSKHQYGLAVDLAPMKDGKIIISERDKWAFEAYQALGEEAVAAGLTWGGVWSFKDYGHIEKAGSLAALMRNK is encoded by the coding sequence ATGAAATTAAGTCTGCTGCCTCTGGCCAGTCTTGTTTTGGTTCTACTGGTTGTTGGTATCACATTACGTTTTAACTCACGGCATGCCATTGCGCCTTTTTTGCCTCAGGAATATAGCCAGGTTGCTCATATACAAGGGACGTTTACAGAAGCAAAACTTGAGCCGCCTCCTGCTTTGCCTCCCGAAGTGTTTATTAATGCAGCCGCTGCAGCTGCCCGCCCCGGTATTGCTACCGCAGACCGAGATTGGAGCAAGCTGGATCCTCATTTTGTGCAGACGGTTTTGCAGATTATGAAAAAGATGGCGGAGCGGGGTTATCCAATGGCGCTGCTTGAAGGCTATCGCAGCCCGGAGCGCCAGGATGGTTTGGCTACTCAGGCAACGGTGGTTACCAAGGCAAAAGGCGGGCAAAGCAAGCATCAATATGGTTTGGCGGTGGATTTAGCGCCAATGAAAGATGGAAAAATTATTATTTCAGAGCGTGATAAGTGGGCTTTTGAGGCTTATCAGGCGCTGGGTGAAGAAGCCGTTGCTGCGGGGCTGACGTGGGGCGGAGTTTGGTCATTTAAAGACTATGGGCATATCGAAAAGGCGGGCTCTTTAGCCGCTTTAATGCGAAATAAGTAA